One part of the Parambassis ranga chromosome 8, fParRan2.1, whole genome shotgun sequence genome encodes these proteins:
- the hs3st3b1a gene encoding heparan sulfate glucosamine 3-O-sulfotransferase 3B1a: MEYSPILHNIHVVPSPHVKNKLFVLCIMLSLWIYMIYCCVGYCSTMPNLTYGLANRHENDAQVDNQESSLGASRDLLNNGNDVDSRGEEWDEMRGEAKTLDDNAMSGFLNESESKKLPQAIIIGVKKGGTRALLEFLRLHPDIRAVGAEPHFFDRNYDKGLDWYRELMPKSSEGQLTMEKTPSYYVTKEVPARIYTMSKDTKLIVVVRDPVTRAISDYTQTRSKKPDIPSFESLTFKNISAGLIDTTWSAVQIGMYAKHLERWLQFFPMEQLLFVSGERLITDPAGEMARVQDFLGLRRVVTEKYFHFNPAKGFPCLKRPEGNSKPHCLGKTKGRTHPNIDPEVVQRLRDFYKPFNSRFYQMTGYDFGWD, from the exons ATGGAATATAGTCCGATTTTACACAATATACATGTTGTGCCATCACCCCACGTGAAAAACAAACTCTTTGTATTATGCATAATGCTGTCCCTCTGGATATACATGATATATTGTTGTGTTGGCTACTGCTCAACGATGCCTAACCTGACGTACGGCCTCGCGAACAGACACGAAAATGACGCACAAGTTGACAATCAGGAGTCCTCTTTGGGAGCGTCCAGGGACCTACTGAATAACGGAAACGATgtggacagcagaggagaggagtgggACGAAATGAGAGGCGAGGCGAAGACTTTGGATGATAACGCCATGTCAGGTTTCCTCAATGAGTCGGAAAGTAAAAAGTTGCCTCAGGCGATCATCATCGGGGTGAAGAAAGGAGGGACCCGGGCGCTGCTGGAGTTTCTGCGCCTGCATCCAGACATCAGAGCGGTGGGAGCAGAGCCGCACTTCTTCGACCGCAACTACGACAAGGGACTCGACTGGTACAG GGAACTGATGCCCAAATCATcagaaggtcagctgaccaTGGAGAAGACCCCCAGCTACTATGTCACCAAGGAGGTCCCTGCTCGCATCTACACCATGTCTAAAGACACAAAGCTGATTGTAGTTGTGCGGGATCCTGTCACAAGGGCAATCTCAGACTACACTCAGACCCGCTCCAAAAAGCCGGACATCCCCTCATTTGAGAGCCTGACCTTTAAGAACATATCAGCCGGTCTGATTGACACCACGTGGAGTGCCGTTCAAATCGGCATGTACGCTAAGCACCTGGAGCGTTGGCTCCAGTTCTTTCCcatggagcagctgctgtttgtcagcGGCGAGCGACTCATTACAGACCCTGCGGGCGAGATGGCTCGCGTCCAGGACTTTCTAGGACTCAGGAGGGTGGTCACAGAGAAGTATTTCCACTTTAACCCAGCGAAAGGCTTCCCCTGCCTTAAGAGACCCGAGGGGAACAGCAAGCCACACTGCTTGGGCAAAACCAAAGGCAGGACCCATCCTAATATTGACCCAGAGGTGGTGCAGAGGCTAAGGGACTTCTACAAACCCTTCAATAGCAGGTTTTACCAGATGACTGGCTATGACTTTGGCTGGGACTAA